A DNA window from Mycolicibacter terrae contains the following coding sequences:
- a CDS encoding DUF1490 family protein, translated as MAVQGLLVKAAGTVFTGLVGVSAYELARKALEKAPLHEAAVTATEWGLRGTRRAEEVAESARLKVADVVAEARERVGEEATPPAVAVAHDHDH; from the coding sequence ATGGCGGTACAGGGACTGCTGGTGAAGGCGGCCGGAACGGTGTTCACCGGGCTGGTCGGGGTGAGCGCCTACGAGCTGGCACGCAAGGCGCTGGAGAAGGCCCCGCTGCACGAGGCCGCGGTGACCGCCACCGAATGGGGCCTGCGCGGGACCCGACGGGCCGAAGAAGTCGCCGAGTCGGCGCGGCTGAAGGTGGCTGATGTGGTCGCCGAGGCGCGCGAACGTGTCGGCGAGGAGGCGACACCGCCGGCGGTGGCCGTCGCACACGACCACGACCACTGA
- a CDS encoding TIGR03089 family protein gives MTNLSSAILDPIMRADPVGPRITYYDDATGERIELSAATLANWAAKTGNLLRDELGAGAGSRVAVLLPAHWQTAAVLFGAWWIGAEVLLESNAVGVEGSADIALCTADRLAEADAAVAAGGGEVVVLSLDPFGRPVPDLPVGVTDYATAVRVHGDQITPETRPGAALAGSSPDEVLALCEKSAAATGLTPSDRVWSANDWRNPAELVDNMLAVFAVGASLVQVGNPDPGAQQRRRDSEKVTRTLD, from the coding sequence GTGACCAACCTCAGCTCGGCGATCCTTGATCCGATCATGCGCGCCGACCCGGTGGGACCACGGATCACCTATTACGACGACGCCACCGGCGAGCGCATCGAGTTGTCCGCGGCGACATTGGCCAACTGGGCCGCCAAGACCGGCAACCTGCTGCGCGACGAGCTCGGCGCCGGGGCCGGCAGTCGGGTGGCGGTGTTGCTGCCGGCACACTGGCAGACCGCGGCGGTGCTGTTCGGGGCGTGGTGGATCGGCGCCGAGGTGCTGCTCGAATCGAACGCAGTCGGGGTCGAAGGGTCTGCCGACATCGCCCTGTGCACCGCGGATCGGCTCGCCGAGGCGGACGCGGCGGTGGCCGCCGGCGGCGGCGAGGTGGTGGTGTTGTCCCTGGACCCGTTCGGCCGGCCGGTCCCCGATCTGCCGGTGGGTGTCACCGACTACGCGACCGCGGTGCGGGTGCACGGTGACCAGATCACCCCGGAAACCAGGCCCGGCGCAGCGCTGGCCGGATCGTCTCCCGACGAGGTATTGGCGCTGTGCGAGAAGTCCGCGGCGGCAACGGGTTTGACGCCTTCGGATCGGGTGTGGTCGGCCAACGACTGGCGCAACCCGGCCGAGCTGGTCGACAACATGCTGGCGGTCTTCGCGGTCGGCGCCTCCCTGGTGCAGGTCGGCAATCCGGATCCGGGCGCCCAGCAGCGCCGCCGGGACAGCGAGAAGGTCACCCGGACGCTGGACTGA
- a CDS encoding LCP family protein has protein sequence MPAQRVIRVIATVAAVAVVLGTGVAWSRVRSFEDGIFHVASLALGNGGADGAVDILLVGMDSRTDAHGNPLTPEELAELRVGDDDATNTDTIILVRIPNNGRSATAISIPRDSYVAPPGLDKTKINGVYGATRLETADALVEAGMDPVQAQARGTQAGREALIKTVADLTGVTVDHYAEVGLLGFSLITDALGGVDVCLKEPVYEELSGADFPAGWQRLGGAQALSFVRQRHELPHGDLDRVRRQQAVMAALAHQVISGKTLSSPGTMSRLQAAVQRSVVLSEGWDVIDFITKLQDLAAGKVAFATIPVLEESGWSDDGMQSVVRVDPTQVADWVAGLLHDTDEGKTDQRAYDPEHTTASVYNDTDINGLAAAVSGVLNAKGFGTGSVGNNEAGHVATSQVQAADTDDPGAQAVARDLGGLPVVSNESVPAGAVRVVLAGDYTGPGSGLGAGDRAEATGFASVEDGELPQIPAPSPILTAGSNDPQCVN, from the coding sequence ATGCCTGCGCAACGTGTGATTCGTGTGATCGCTACCGTGGCAGCCGTCGCCGTCGTCCTCGGTACCGGGGTGGCCTGGAGCCGCGTCCGGTCCTTCGAGGACGGCATCTTCCACGTGGCGTCGCTGGCGCTGGGCAACGGCGGAGCCGACGGCGCGGTCGACATTCTTCTGGTCGGGATGGACAGCCGCACCGACGCCCACGGCAACCCGCTGACCCCCGAGGAGTTGGCCGAGCTGCGGGTCGGCGACGACGACGCCACCAACACCGACACGATCATCCTGGTCCGCATCCCCAACAACGGGCGCTCGGCCACCGCGATCTCGATCCCCCGCGACTCCTATGTGGCGCCGCCCGGGCTGGACAAGACCAAGATCAACGGCGTCTACGGCGCCACCAGGCTCGAGACCGCCGACGCGCTGGTCGAAGCCGGGATGGATCCGGTGCAGGCCCAGGCCCGCGGCACCCAGGCCGGCCGGGAGGCCCTGATCAAGACGGTGGCCGACCTGACCGGGGTCACCGTCGACCACTACGCCGAGGTCGGGCTGCTGGGTTTCTCGCTGATCACCGACGCGCTGGGCGGCGTGGACGTCTGCCTCAAAGAGCCGGTGTACGAAGAACTCTCCGGCGCAGATTTCCCGGCCGGCTGGCAGCGCCTCGGCGGCGCGCAGGCACTGAGCTTCGTGCGGCAGCGCCACGAGCTGCCGCACGGCGACCTGGACCGGGTCCGCCGCCAACAGGCGGTGATGGCGGCACTGGCTCACCAGGTGATCTCCGGTAAGACGCTGTCCAGCCCGGGCACCATGTCGCGACTGCAGGCGGCGGTACAACGCTCGGTGGTGCTGTCGGAAGGTTGGGACGTCATCGATTTCATCACCAAGCTGCAGGATCTGGCGGCGGGCAAGGTCGCCTTCGCCACCATCCCGGTACTCGAGGAATCCGGCTGGAGCGACGACGGCATGCAGAGCGTGGTGCGCGTCGACCCGACCCAGGTCGCCGACTGGGTGGCCGGCCTGCTGCATGACACGGACGAGGGCAAGACCGACCAACGGGCCTACGACCCGGAACACACCACCGCCAGCGTCTACAACGACACCGACATCAACGGGTTGGCCGCGGCGGTCTCAGGTGTGCTGAACGCCAAGGGATTCGGTACCGGGTCGGTCGGCAACAACGAGGCCGGTCACGTGGCGACCAGCCAGGTCCAGGCCGCCGACACCGACGACCCCGGCGCGCAAGCGGTGGCCAGGGACCTCGGCGGATTGCCGGTGGTGTCCAACGAGTCGGTGCCGGCCGGCGCGGTACGGGTGGTGCTGGCAGGCGACTACACCGGCCCCGGATCGGGCCTGGGCGCAGGTGATCGCGCCGAGGCGACCGGCTTCGCCAGCGTCGAAGACGGCGAGCTGCCCCAAATCCCCGCTCCGTCACCGATTCTGACCGCGGGTTCCAATGACCCGCAGTGCGTGAACTAA
- the rfbD gene encoding dTDP-4-dehydrorhamnose reductase yields MTSGQRIVITGAGGQVGSFLAVRAAETGHDVLALSSAQCDITDPAAVGAVDLRPGDVLVNCAAYTDVDSAETDADRAHAVNAAGPGHVATACARAGARLIHISTDYVFGGDFGGAAPRPYEPGDATRPLSVYGSTKLAGEDAVLTACPDALVVRTAWVYTGAAGGSDFVAVMRERAAGDSTVEVVDDQIGSPTYVGDLVDALLALAGAWPAARLLHAANGGAASRYEQARAVFAALGADPHRVLPVSSAARPRPAARPAYSALSGVESARAGLAPLRPWSAALAAALAR; encoded by the coding sequence ATGACTTCTGGGCAGCGGATCGTGATCACCGGGGCCGGCGGGCAGGTCGGCAGCTTCCTGGCGGTGCGGGCCGCCGAGACCGGCCATGACGTGCTCGCGCTGTCCTCGGCGCAGTGCGACATCACCGATCCGGCCGCCGTCGGCGCCGTCGACCTGCGGCCCGGCGATGTGCTGGTCAACTGTGCCGCCTACACCGACGTGGACTCCGCCGAGACCGACGCCGACCGCGCGCACGCGGTCAACGCGGCCGGGCCGGGCCATGTGGCCACCGCCTGCGCGCGGGCCGGTGCACGACTGATTCACATCTCCACCGACTACGTCTTCGGCGGCGACTTCGGCGGCGCGGCGCCACGCCCGTACGAACCGGGGGATGCGACCAGGCCCCTCAGTGTCTACGGCAGCACCAAACTGGCCGGCGAGGACGCGGTGCTGACGGCGTGTCCGGATGCTCTGGTGGTGCGTACCGCCTGGGTCTACACCGGCGCCGCCGGCGGGTCGGACTTCGTCGCGGTGATGCGTGAGCGGGCCGCAGGCGATTCGACGGTGGAGGTGGTCGACGACCAGATCGGCTCACCGACCTATGTCGGCGACCTGGTCGACGCACTACTGGCCCTGGCCGGTGCCTGGCCCGCCGCCCGGCTGCTGCACGCCGCCAACGGCGGTGCGGCGAGCCGCTACGAGCAGGCCCGTGCGGTGTTCGCCGCGCTCGGCGCCGACCCGCACCGGGTGCTGCCGGTCAGCAGCGCCGCCCGGCCCCGCCCGGCGGCCCGGCCCGCCTACTCGGCGTTGTCGGGCGTCGAATCGGCGCGAGCCGGCCTGGCGCCGCTGCGCCCATGGAGCGCTGCGCTGGCCGCGGCACTGGCCAGATAA
- a CDS encoding glycosyltransferase family 2 protein yields the protein MSEALPVVTVTYSPGWHLDRFLASLALATDRPVQVVMADNGSTDGAPQEAVQRYPNVQLFETGSNLGYGGAVNSAVEQLGASSEFLIVANPDVQWGPGSIDALLEAAARWPHAATLGPLIRDPDGSVYPSARQLPSLIRGGMHAVVGPLWRNNPWSRAYRQEHQEPSERPVGWLSGACLLVRRAAFDQIGGFDERYFLYMEDVDLGDRFGKAGWLNVYVPSAEVLHQKGHATGKDPAANLAAHHRSTYTYLADRHTGWWRAPLRATMRGALAMRSRLVVRSARRKPTKGRP from the coding sequence GTGAGTGAGGCCCTACCGGTGGTGACGGTGACGTATTCGCCGGGTTGGCATCTGGACCGCTTCCTGGCATCGCTGGCGCTGGCCACCGATCGCCCCGTGCAGGTGGTGATGGCCGACAACGGTTCGACCGACGGCGCGCCGCAGGAAGCCGTGCAGCGCTACCCCAACGTGCAGTTGTTCGAGACCGGGTCCAACCTCGGCTACGGCGGCGCGGTCAACAGCGCGGTGGAGCAGCTGGGCGCCTCAAGCGAGTTTCTGATCGTGGCCAACCCCGACGTGCAGTGGGGCCCGGGCAGCATCGACGCCCTGCTGGAGGCCGCCGCCCGGTGGCCGCACGCGGCGACGTTGGGTCCGCTGATCCGGGACCCCGACGGCTCGGTGTACCCCTCGGCGCGCCAGCTGCCGAGCCTGATCCGCGGCGGCATGCACGCCGTGGTCGGCCCGCTGTGGCGCAACAACCCGTGGTCGCGGGCCTACCGGCAAGAGCACCAGGAACCCAGCGAACGCCCGGTGGGGTGGCTGTCCGGGGCCTGTCTGCTGGTGCGCCGCGCCGCGTTCGATCAGATCGGCGGTTTCGACGAGCGCTACTTCCTCTACATGGAGGACGTCGACCTGGGCGACCGGTTCGGCAAGGCCGGCTGGCTCAACGTCTACGTTCCGTCCGCGGAAGTGCTGCACCAGAAGGGACACGCCACCGGCAAGGACCCGGCGGCCAACCTGGCGGCGCACCACCGCAGCACCTACACCTACCTCGCCGACCGGCACACCGGTTGGTGGCGAGCGCCGCTGCGCGCGACCATGCGCGGCGCGCTGGCGATGCGCTCGCGCCTGGTGGTGCGCAGCGCCCGCCGCAAGCCGACGAAGGGACGCCCGTGA
- the manB gene encoding mannose-1-phosphate guanylyltransferase → MTLQQVDAVVLVGGKGTRLRPLTLSAPKPMLPTAGLPFLTHLLSRIAAAGIEHVILSTSYKPEVFSQEFGDGSALGLQIDYVTEDEPLGTGGGIANVAAKLRHDTTMVFNGDVLSGADLAELYAYHREHAAEATLHLVRVGDPRAFGCVPTDDGRVTAFLEKTEDPPTDQINAGCYVLSRNVIDRIPRGRAVSVEREVFPALLSDGVKVCGYVDTSYWRDMGTPEDFVRGSADLVRGIAPSPALGGRRGESLVHDGAAVAPGAVLIGGTVVGRGAEIGPGARLDGAVIFDGVRVEAGCVIERSIVGFGARIGPRALIRDGVIGDGADIGARCELLRGARVWPGVSIPDCGIRYSSDV, encoded by the coding sequence GTGACACTTCAGCAAGTCGATGCCGTGGTGCTGGTCGGCGGCAAGGGCACCCGGCTGCGGCCATTGACGTTGTCGGCGCCCAAGCCGATGCTGCCGACCGCGGGTCTGCCGTTCCTCACCCACCTGCTGTCGCGGATCGCCGCCGCCGGCATCGAGCACGTCATCTTGAGCACCTCCTACAAGCCGGAGGTGTTCTCGCAAGAGTTCGGCGACGGCTCGGCGCTGGGGCTGCAGATCGACTACGTGACCGAGGACGAGCCGCTGGGCACCGGCGGCGGCATCGCCAACGTCGCGGCCAAGCTGCGTCACGACACCACGATGGTGTTCAACGGCGACGTGCTCTCCGGGGCCGACCTGGCCGAGCTGTACGCCTATCACCGCGAGCATGCCGCCGAGGCCACCCTGCACCTGGTGCGGGTCGGTGACCCGCGCGCGTTCGGCTGTGTTCCCACCGACGACGGCCGGGTCACGGCATTCCTGGAGAAGACCGAGGACCCGCCGACCGACCAGATCAACGCCGGCTGTTATGTGCTGTCCCGCAACGTGATCGACCGTATTCCGCGGGGCCGGGCGGTCTCGGTGGAGCGCGAGGTGTTCCCGGCGCTGCTGTCCGACGGCGTGAAGGTCTGCGGCTACGTCGACACCAGCTACTGGCGTGACATGGGCACCCCGGAGGACTTCGTGCGCGGCTCGGCGGATCTGGTGCGAGGCATCGCGCCGTCGCCGGCGCTGGGCGGCCGGCGCGGCGAGTCATTGGTGCACGACGGTGCCGCGGTGGCGCCGGGTGCGGTGCTGATCGGCGGCACGGTCGTCGGCCGCGGCGCCGAGATCGGCCCGGGCGCCCGGCTGGACGGCGCGGTGATCTTCGACGGGGTGCGCGTCGAGGCCGGCTGCGTGATCGAACGTTCGATCGTCGGGTTCGGCGCCCGGATCGGGCCGCGGGCGTTGATCCGCGACGGGGTGATCGGCGACGGCGCCGACATCGGTGCCCGCTGCGAGCTGCTGCGTGGGGCGCGGGTGTGGCCGGGGGTGTCGATCCCGGACTGCGGGATCCGCTACTCCAGCGACGTCTGA
- a CDS encoding NUDIX hydrolase has product MSTHASAVATLTAWAAPDSAQDALRHAVLAFLAARTDACARECVPGHITASAAVLDHTGERVLLTLHPRVGRWVQLGGHCEDADTDIVNAALREATEESGINGLRLDPRLAAVHVHPVTCSLGVPTRHLDLQFVAHAPAGAQIGISDESVDLRWWPVDALPPDADDALAHLVARAVG; this is encoded by the coding sequence GTGAGCACGCACGCCTCCGCGGTCGCAACGCTGACGGCGTGGGCGGCACCGGATTCCGCACAGGACGCGCTCCGCCACGCGGTGCTGGCGTTCCTGGCCGCCCGTACCGATGCCTGCGCGCGCGAATGCGTACCCGGGCACATCACCGCCTCGGCGGCGGTGCTCGACCACACCGGTGAGCGGGTGCTGCTGACACTGCACCCGCGGGTCGGGCGCTGGGTGCAACTGGGCGGGCACTGCGAGGACGCCGACACCGACATCGTCAACGCCGCACTGCGCGAGGCCACCGAGGAATCCGGTATCAACGGGCTGCGGCTCGACCCGCGGCTGGCGGCCGTGCACGTGCACCCGGTGACGTGCTCGCTGGGGGTGCCGACCCGGCATCTGGACCTGCAGTTCGTGGCGCACGCCCCGGCCGGCGCGCAGATCGGCATCAGCGATGAATCAGTCGACCTGCGATGGTGGCCGGTGGACGCGCTACCGCCGGACGCCGACGACGCCCTGGCGCACCTGGTGGCGCGGGCCGTCGGGTAG
- a CDS encoding coenzyme F420-0:L-glutamate ligase has protein sequence MTGRREHGSAAKVEILPVTGLGEFRPGDDLAVALAQAAPWLADGDIVVVTSKVVSKCEGRIVPAPHDAEARDALRRQLVEAEAVRVLARKGRTWITENRLGLVQAAAGVDGSNVGSDELALLPVDPDGSAAALRTSLATRLGVDVAVLITDTMGRAWRNGQIDVAIGASGLTVLNGYAGAVDRHGNELFVTEVAVADELAAAADLVKGKLTDVPVAVVRGVSSPDDGSTAAALVRSGSEDLFWLGTAEAIETGRRQAQLLRRSVRVFAGEPVPAETITDAISEALTAPAPHHTRPTRFVWLQTPSVRSRLLDAMAQRWRADLAGDGKSPEAIEARVARGRILYDAPEVVIPVMVPDGAHDYPDPDRTAAEHTMFTVAVGAAVQALLVALAVRGVGSCWIGSTIFTPELVRAELDLPADWEPLGAIAIGYAIEPPEPRPPAAVDDLLVRR, from the coding sequence ATGACGGGGCGGCGCGAACACGGCAGCGCCGCCAAGGTCGAGATCCTGCCGGTCACCGGCCTGGGCGAATTCCGGCCCGGCGATGACCTGGCGGTCGCGCTGGCGCAGGCCGCACCGTGGCTGGCCGACGGCGACATCGTGGTGGTCACCAGCAAGGTGGTGTCCAAGTGCGAGGGCCGTATCGTTCCGGCGCCGCATGACGCCGAGGCGCGAGACGCACTGCGCCGCCAGCTGGTCGAGGCCGAGGCGGTGCGCGTACTGGCCCGTAAGGGCCGCACCTGGATCACCGAGAATCGGCTCGGCCTGGTGCAGGCCGCCGCGGGCGTGGACGGTTCCAACGTCGGCTCCGACGAACTCGCGCTGCTGCCGGTCGACCCCGACGGAAGTGCCGCCGCGCTGCGGACCAGCCTGGCGACCCGGCTCGGTGTCGACGTGGCGGTGCTGATCACCGACACGATGGGCCGCGCCTGGCGCAACGGACAGATCGATGTCGCGATCGGGGCATCGGGCCTGACGGTCCTCAACGGCTACGCCGGTGCCGTCGACCGGCACGGCAACGAGTTGTTCGTCACCGAAGTGGCGGTCGCCGACGAACTGGCCGCGGCTGCCGACCTGGTCAAGGGCAAGCTCACCGATGTTCCGGTAGCGGTGGTGCGCGGCGTGTCCAGCCCCGACGACGGTTCCACCGCGGCCGCACTGGTGCGCTCCGGTTCCGAGGACCTGTTCTGGCTGGGCACCGCCGAGGCCATCGAGACCGGGCGGCGCCAAGCCCAGCTGCTGCGCCGCTCGGTGCGCGTGTTCGCGGGCGAACCCGTGCCGGCAGAGACGATCACCGACGCCATATCCGAAGCCCTGACCGCCCCGGCACCGCACCACACCCGGCCGACGCGGTTCGTCTGGTTGCAGACCCCGAGTGTGCGCTCCCGGCTCCTGGACGCGATGGCCCAGCGCTGGCGTGCCGACCTGGCCGGCGACGGCAAGTCCCCCGAGGCGATCGAGGCCCGGGTGGCGCGCGGCCGGATCCTCTACGACGCACCCGAAGTCGTCATCCCGGTCATGGTTCCCGACGGGGCGCATGACTACCCCGACCCGGATCGCACCGCCGCCGAGCACACCATGTTCACCGTGGCGGTCGGCGCAGCCGTTCAGGCGCTGCTGGTGGCGCTGGCGGTGCGCGGCGTAGGCAGTTGCTGGATCGGGTCGACGATCTTCACTCCCGAGCTGGTGCGCGCCGAACTCGACCTGCCGGCGGACTGGGAGCCGTTGGGCGCCATCGCGATCGGCTACGCCATCGAGCCGCCCGAGCCCCGCCCGCCGGCCGCCGTCGACGACCTGCTGGTCCGCCGGTGA
- the cofD gene encoding 2-phospho-L-lactate transferase: MKVTVLVGGVGGARFLLGVQKLLGLGRFGGADDGAAHELTAVVNVGDDAWMHGVRICPDLDTCMYTLGGGVDPERGWGHRDETWHAMEELARYGVQPDWFGLGDRDLATHLVRTQALRAGYSLTEVTAALCDRWQPGARLLPVTNDSCETHVVITDPADDSQRAIHFQEWWVRYRAEVPTHGFGFVGSEKASATAEVVEAIAEADVVLLAPSNPVVSIGAILAVPGIRAALRSTPASIVGYSPIVAGKPLRGMADTCLSVIGLDSTSQAVGAHYGARSGTGILDCWLVHEGEHAQVDGVTVRSAPLLMTDPAATAEMVRTGLDLAGVSL, encoded by the coding sequence GTGAAGGTCACGGTTCTGGTCGGCGGGGTCGGCGGTGCCCGTTTCCTGCTCGGCGTCCAGAAGCTGCTGGGTCTGGGCCGGTTCGGGGGTGCGGATGACGGCGCCGCGCATGAACTGACCGCGGTCGTCAACGTCGGCGACGACGCGTGGATGCACGGGGTGCGGATCTGCCCGGACCTGGACACCTGCATGTACACCCTGGGCGGCGGCGTGGACCCGGAGCGCGGCTGGGGTCACCGCGACGAAACCTGGCACGCGATGGAGGAGTTGGCCCGCTACGGGGTGCAGCCGGACTGGTTCGGTCTCGGCGATCGCGACCTGGCCACTCACCTGGTCCGCACCCAGGCGCTACGCGCCGGCTATTCGCTGACGGAAGTGACCGCGGCACTGTGTGATCGCTGGCAACCGGGTGCCAGGCTGTTGCCGGTGACCAACGACAGCTGCGAAACCCATGTCGTCATCACCGATCCCGCCGACGACTCTCAGCGTGCGATCCACTTCCAGGAGTGGTGGGTGCGCTACCGGGCCGAGGTGCCCACCCACGGGTTCGGCTTCGTCGGCAGCGAGAAGGCGAGCGCGACAGCGGAAGTCGTCGAGGCCATCGCCGAAGCCGACGTGGTGCTGCTGGCCCCGTCCAATCCGGTAGTGAGCATCGGCGCCATTCTCGCCGTCCCCGGCATCCGGGCGGCCCTGCGATCGACGCCGGCCTCGATCGTCGGCTACTCACCGATCGTCGCCGGAAAGCCATTGCGCGGCATGGCCGACACCTGCCTGAGCGTGATCGGCCTGGATTCCACCTCGCAGGCGGTGGGCGCTCACTACGGGGCCCGTAGCGGGACCGGGATCCTGGACTGCTGGCTGGTGCACGAGGGCGAGCACGCGCAGGTGGACGGCGTGACGGTGCGCTCCGCCCCGCTGTTGATGACCGATCCGGCTGCGACGGCCGAGATGGTGCGCACCGGGCTGGATCTCGCGGGCGTGTCGCTATGA
- a CDS encoding WhiB family transcriptional regulator, giving the protein MGGTPHAQAEMTPAQTESAPSRPHLSLVPEPEDYDEFDPFDPASATNEQWQDRALCAQTDPEAFFPEKGGSTREAKKICTRCSVRTECLEYALAHDERFGIWGGLSERERRRLKRGII; this is encoded by the coding sequence ATGGGGGGGACACCGCATGCCCAGGCCGAAATGACGCCAGCGCAGACCGAGTCGGCGCCGAGCCGGCCGCATCTGAGTCTGGTTCCCGAACCCGAGGATTACGACGAATTCGACCCGTTCGATCCCGCCTCGGCCACCAACGAGCAATGGCAGGACCGCGCCCTGTGCGCCCAGACCGACCCCGAGGCGTTCTTCCCGGAGAAGGGCGGCTCCACCCGCGAGGCCAAGAAGATCTGCACGCGGTGCTCGGTACGCACCGAGTGCCTGGAATACGCACTGGCCCACGACGAGCGGTTCGGTATCTGGGGTGGCCTGTCCGAGCGTGAGCGCCGCCGCCTCAAGCGCGGCATCATCTGA
- a CDS encoding metallopeptidase family protein, translating into MIATRRHWRGREPRGPLLPSTVPGWRTRAERFDMAVLEAYEPIEQRWKQRLSALDVAVDEIPRIAARDPDSVQWPPEVVADGPIPLARLIPAGVDVRGNPTRARILLFRKPIEQRANDSTELGDLLHEILVAQVATYLDVEPTVIDPTIDD; encoded by the coding sequence GTGATCGCCACGCGTCGGCATTGGCGCGGCCGCGAGCCCCGCGGGCCGCTGCTGCCGTCGACCGTGCCGGGTTGGCGCACCCGTGCCGAGCGGTTCGACATGGCGGTGCTGGAGGCCTACGAGCCCATCGAACAACGCTGGAAACAACGGCTATCGGCGCTCGACGTCGCGGTCGATGAGATTCCGCGCATCGCCGCCAGGGATCCCGACAGTGTGCAGTGGCCCCCGGAAGTGGTCGCCGACGGGCCGATTCCGCTGGCACGCTTGATTCCCGCCGGGGTCGATGTTCGGGGCAACCCGACGCGGGCGCGAATCCTGCTGTTCCGCAAGCCGATCGAGCAACGGGCGAACGACAGCACCGAACTCGGGGATTTATTGCACGAAATTCTGGTGGCCCAGGTCGCCACCTACCTGGATGTCGAACCCACCGTCATCGATCCGACGATCGACGACTAG
- a CDS encoding DUF3499 domain-containing protein, with amino-acid sequence MNVPRRCCRPGCPHYAVATLTFVYSDSTAVVGPLATAAEPHSWDLCFNHAGRITAPRGWELVRHPGPWVSPEEDDLIALAEAVREGQTGQAAPANGWYPQAGPTDSGARSAPATAPGGGVLAPPGPSGKSNGRRRGHLRVLPDPSD; translated from the coding sequence GTGAACGTTCCCCGCCGCTGCTGTCGGCCAGGGTGTCCGCACTACGCGGTGGCGACGCTGACGTTCGTCTACTCGGACTCCACCGCCGTGGTCGGACCGCTGGCGACCGCCGCCGAGCCGCATTCGTGGGATCTGTGCTTCAACCACGCCGGCCGGATCACCGCCCCGCGCGGCTGGGAACTGGTCCGCCACCCCGGCCCCTGGGTCTCCCCCGAGGAGGACGACCTGATCGCCCTCGCCGAAGCGGTGCGCGAGGGCCAGACCGGGCAAGCCGCGCCCGCCAACGGGTGGTACCCGCAGGCCGGGCCGACGGATTCCGGTGCCCGCAGTGCACCGGCCACCGCCCCCGGCGGCGGCGTGCTGGCGCCGCCGGGTCCCAGCGGCAAGAGCAACGGCCGGCGCCGGGGTCACCTGCGTGTGTTGCCCGACCCGTCAGACTGA